In the Limanda limanda chromosome 1, fLimLim1.1, whole genome shotgun sequence genome, one interval contains:
- the cfap53 gene encoding cilia- and flagella-associated protein 53, whose protein sequence is MIRSQARPATREVRGPGPYAIAVIAKPRLPPGHHHEEIMFERREKDFARDQLLRFNRNQKSCDLNSSWLETSERHILKGAVSREVQAALKVYETEVEGRRHRLQAVLAEEEKQLLQEVEDKMETVEERQEKMRVRANTLRERRERARQELVSEKLDKQFREQCQGVRAVLNRQRQHQVKEEQASLLRRRQQQLQQQQEEDQLFDQLWEADRRAKDEQEQQRAETQRLRDMEQLVGLDTQVEEAELKRRAEKEQKEEEFRLMRREEEDQRLLAQHQQRQKIQTRLSRQHELDQDFRMKMKYRGREQQDKDQLDMNIQELLLQQETDKKQKDAQKKVNTPEPLNVEVIGCGVNAVCSGGQQRVSESYNHPDLRADLCEEGRRYRKYLSDEQQRQRMEEEEMEQMIHEKVEENWDRKDEVKRLEQENRERIIKEVVADQRLQIQRNINLKEQKRAAEIREREEMTRLMEEMKVKDEEERRRERRRREEYELGLRQQVKEHEQLRSDFRAQTQKEEEQTATLRQINHDRILQVLAAPIAHTAATHPFRRGTSSSALTDHHKSDQEDSLSPK, encoded by the exons ATGATCCGGAGCCAGGCCCGACCCGCGACCCGGGAGGTCAGGGGTCCGGGCCCCTACGCCATTGCCGTGATCGCG AAACCAAGGCTGCCTCCGGGGCATCATCATGAGGAGATCATGTTCGAGAGACGGGAGAAGGACTTCGCCCGAGACCAGCTCCTGAGGTTCAACAGGAACCAGAAGAGCTGTGACCTGAACAGCTCGTGGCTGGAGACCTCCGAGCGTCACATCCTGAAAGGAGCCGTCAGCAGAGAAGTCCAAGCGGCTCTGAAAGTGTACGAGACCGAAGTCGAGGGACGGAGACACAG GCTCCAGGCTGTgttggcggaggaggagaagcagctcctgcaggaggtggaggacaagatggagacGGTTGAGGAGAGACAAGAGAAGATGAGAGTGAGAGCGAATAcactgagggagagaagagagagagccagaCAGGAGCTGGTGTCGGAGAAGCTGGATAAGCAGTTCAG GGAGCAGTGCCAGGGGGTGCGGGCCGTGCTGAACAGACAGAGGCAGCACcaggtgaaggaggagcaggcgTCTCTGCTGAGGAGGcgccagcagcagctgcagcagcagcaggaggaggaccagcTGTTCGACCAGCTGTGGGAAGCCGACCGACGAGCCAAAgacgagcaggagcagcagcgggCGGAGACTCAGCGGCTGAGGGACATGGAGCAGCTGGTCGGCCTGGACACTcaggtggaggaggcggagctgaaGAGACGGGCGGAGaaggagcagaaagaggaggagtttCGACTCATG aggcgggaggaggaggatcagcGGCTGCTCGCTCAGCATCAGCAGCGTCAGAAGATCCAGACTCGACTGAGCAGACAACACGAGCTGGATCAGGACttcaggatgaagatgaagtatCGAGGTCGAGAGCAACAGGACAAGGATCAGCTGGACATGAACATTCAGGAGCTGCTGCtccaacaggaaacagacaaGAAGCAGAAAGATGCTCAGAAGAAGGTAAACACACCTGAGCCTCTGAATGTTGAAGTGATCGGTTGTGGAGTAAATGCAGTGTGTAGCGGTGGCCAGCAGAGGGTGTCAGAGAGCTATAACCACCCGGACCTCAGG GCGGATCTGTGTGAGGAAGGGCGACGGTACCGCAAGTATCTGTCTGATGAGCAGCAGCGccagaggatggaggaggaggagatggagcagatGATCcatgagaaggtggaggagaactGGGACAGAAAAGACGAAGTGAAGCGTCTGGAGCAAGAGAACCGAGAGCGCATCATCAAAGAGGTGGTGGCGGATCAGCGTCTGCAGATCCAACGAAACA ttAACCTGAAGGAGCAGAAACGTGCTGCtgaaatcagagagagagaagagatgaccagactgatggaggagatgaaggtgaaggacgaggaggagagaagaag GGAGAGGCGGAGGCGTGAGGAGTATGAGTTGGGCCTCAGGCAGCAGGTGAAGGAGCATGAGCAGCTTCGGTCTGATTTCAGAGCTCAGActcagaaagaggaggagcagacggcGACGCTGCGGCAGATCAACCACGACAGGATACTCCAGGTCCTGGCGGCGCCCATCGCCCACACCGCCGCCACACACCCGTTCAGGAGAGGGACGTCCAGCTCCGCCCTCACAGACCATCACAAGTCTGACCAGGAGGACAGTCTGTCTCCAAAGTGA
- the mfhas1 gene encoding malignant fibrous histiocytoma-amplified sequence 1 homolog: protein MKSLQENREEEVEEPEESRLKSLHENREVEEEQEEQEPEESRLKTARLWRDAALRSRKLRSNMRQLTLCSKENRITLPEDVAEVEALNLGNNSLQELPLELASCLNHLRVLVLRRNRFSAVPRVVLELVQLVELDMSHNLLRSLGEGLGELRSLKKLCVSHNKILHLPDQISQLRLLEELDISFNDLHDLPRTFSGLGRLRTLDADHNKLNQFPSEILALGELEELDCSGNKFQELPADVLKLRSVKILWLSSLHMSMLPETFCQLDHLESLMLDGNNLTLLPPSFGKLQRLKMINLSSNEFENFPEVILSIRGLEELYLSRNKLTHVPEEIGELVKLVNLWLDNNNITYLPDSVVELEKLEELVLQGNQIAILPDHFGKLSRVNIWKVKDNPLIQPPYEVCMKGIPYIAAYQKELALSQLAVKPRLKLVLMGTKDAGKTWLRQSVVGQRDVSGVPGHKGIGVTTWVADADRCLTFLVYDLSGKQNYDLIKPFFLSPGALYVLVVNLQSYSPKNFYAHVGYFLHLLGAKVPHAVVCVVGTHADVCAEVELEEKSLDIHRQIGLQERRDVQSLRSLALQVDQALEQGFNVRLSSPHVLFYGVSDRNLRRRKAQLQFLLNHRLQILSPVLSVSCTETQRNVQRLREKLMSVADHREIFPSLHRVLPKSWQILEELHFKPKDLWLSWWDSARLGLQAGLTEDRLQSALSYLHESGKLLYFEDSLTLKEYVFHNLPRFIAILNVFFHRDESTLLDRLLSEGERGDKGRVSLVTEDEKGENLRVTHLQHHVEGFLQHGLLPSNVIRLLLRPLIQTQQDLHLIMELLEKMGICYCINRPRSRPLNGATAWYKFPSYVSSDEPWAEAEAGGGGGALPHGHFFSVEQLHIRYSFPFLFPPGLFARFSVQINGHVVQRSDGRHRIFAYRGKVPVVISHRPSRGKLLAETLSIASHASLPNIWTAWQAVTPLVEELNVLLQEWPGLHYHVHVLCSKCLKRGSSSPHAFPGELLTQPRPEGLTEIICPKNGSERVHVALVYPPTPTVVSPCLK from the exons ATGAAGAGTCTCCAGGAGaaccgggaggaggaggtggaggagccggAGGAGAGCCGCCTGAAGAGTCTCCATGAGAAccgggaggtggaggaggagcaggaggagcaggagccggAGGAGAGCCGCCTGAAGACGGCCCGGCTGTGGAGGGATGCCGCCCTGCGCTCCCGGAAGCTGCGGAGCAACATGCGCCAGCTGACGCTTTGCTCCAAGGAGAACCGGATCACTCTCCCGGAGGACGTGGCCGAGGTGGAGGCGCTGAACCTGGGCAACAACTCCCTGCAGGAGCTGCCCCTGGAGCTGGCCTCCTGCCTGAACCACCTGCGGGTCCTGGTGCTGCGCAGGAACCGCTTCAGCGCGGTGCCCCGggtggtgctggagctggtgcaGCTGGTGGAGCTCGACATGAGCCACAACCTTCTGAGGAGCCTGGGCGAGGGGCTGGGGGAGCTGAGGAGCCTGAAGAAGCTCTGCGTCAGTCACAACAAGATCCTGCACCTGCCGGACCAGATCTCCCAGCTCCGGcttctggaggagctggacatcAGCTTCAACGACCTGCACGACCTCCCCAGGACCTTCTCCGGTCTCGGCCGGCTGCGGACCCTGGACGCGGATCACAACAAGCTGAACCAGTTCCCCTCGGAGATCCTGGCCCTCggcgagctggaggagctggactgcTCCGGGAACAAGTTCCAGGAGCTCCCGGCTGACGTGCTGAAGCTCCGCTCGGTGAAGATCCTGTGGCTCAGCAGCCTGCACATGTCCATGCTCCCTGAGACCTTCTGCCAGCTGGACCACCTGGAGAGCCTGATGCTGGACGGGAACAACCTGACGCTGCTGCCGCCGTCCTTTGGGAAACTGCAGAGACTCAAGATGATCAACTTGTCCTCCAACGAGTTTGAGAACTTCCCGGAGGTCATTCTAAGCATCAGAGGACTCGAGGAACTTTACCTGAGCAGGAACAAGCTCACGCACGTTCCCGAGGAGATCGGCGAGCTGGTGAAGCTGGTGAACCTCTGGCtggacaacaacaacatcacgTACCTGCCGGACTCggtggtggagctggagaagctggaggagctggtgctgCAGGGGAACCAGATCGCCATTCTTCCAGATCACTTTGGGAAGCTGTCCAGAGTGAACATCTGGAAGGTGAAGGACAACCCTCTGATCCAGCCTCCGTACGAGGTGTGCATGAAGGGCATCCCGTACATCGCAGCCTACCAGAAGGAGCTCGCCCTGTCGCAGCTCGCCGTGAAGCCGCGGCTGAAGCTGGTCCTGATGGGGACGAAGGACGCCGGGAAGACGTGGCTGAGGCAGAGCGTGGTGGGACAGAGGGACGTCTCCGGCGTCCCGGGACACAAAGGGATCGGGGTCACGACCTGGGTGGCCGACGCCGACCGCTGCCTCACGTTCCTGGTGTACGATCTGTCAGGGAAGCAAAACTACGACCTCATCAAACCCTTCTTCCTGTCGCCCGGCGCTCTCTACGTCCTCGTGGTCAATCTCCAATCATACTCGCCCAAGAACTTCTACGCCCATGTCGGGTACTTCCTCCACCTGCTCGGCGCCAAGGTGCCGCACGCCGTGGTGTGCGTGGTGGGGACGCACGCAGACGTGTGTgcggaggtggagctggaggagaagagtctgGACATCCACCGACAGATCGGCCTTCAGGAGCGGAGGGACGTCCAGAGTCTGAGGAGCCTGGCTCTGCAGGTGGACCAGGCGCTGGAGCAGGGCTTCAACGTCCGCCTCTCCAGTCCTCACGTGCTCTTCTACGGCGTCTCGGACCGGAACCTGCGGCGGAGGAAGGCCCAGCTGCAGTTCCTGCTGAACCACCGGCTGCAGATCCTGTCTCCGGTCCTGAGCGTGAGCTGCACCGAGACCCAGAGGAACGTCCAGAGGCTGAGGGAGAAGCTCATGTCCGTGGCCGACCACAGGGAGATCTTCCCCAGCCTGCACCGCGTGCTGCCCAAGTCCTGGCagatcctggaggagctgcacttCAAGCCCAAAGACCTGTGGCTGTCGTGGTGGGACTCGGCTCGGCTGGGCCTCCAGGCCGGCCTCACCGAGGACCGGCTGCAGAGCGCCTTGTCCTACCTGCACGAGAGCGGGAAGCTGCTGTACTTCGAGGACAGCCTCACGCTGAAGGAGTACGTCTTCCACAATCTCCCGCGGTTCATCGCGATCCTCAACGTCTTCTTCCACCGGGACGAGTCCACGCTGCTGGACCGCCTCCTGTCCGAGGGCGAGCGGGGGGACAAGGGCCGGGTGAGTCTGGTGACGGAGGACGAGAAGGGCGAGAACCTCAGGGTGACGCACCTGCAGCACCACGTGGAAGGGTTCCTCCAGCACGGCCTGCTGCCCTCCAACGTCATCCGCCTGCTGCTGCGGCCGCTGATCCAGACGCAGCAGGACCTGCACCTGAtcatggagctgctggagaagatGGGGATCTGCTACTGCATCAACAGGCCGCGCAGCCGGCCGCTCAACGGCGCCACCGCCTGGTACAAGTTCCCCAGCTACGTCAGCAGCGACGAGCCCTGGGCTGAGGCCGaggccggcggcggcggcggcgctcTGCCTCACGGACACTTCTTCTCCGTGGAGCAGCTGCACATCCGGTACAGCTTccccttcctgtttcctcccgGCCTGTTCGCTCGCTTCAGCGTGCAGATCAACGGCCACGTGGTGCAGAGGTCGGACGGCCGACACCGGATCTTCGCCTATCGAGGAAAAGTCCCCGTGGTCATCAGCCACCGGCCGTCCAGAGGGAAGCTGCTGGCCGAGACGCTGTCCATCGCCAGCCACGCCTCCCTGCCCAACATCTGGACGGCGTGGCAGGCCGTCACGCcgctggtggaggagctgaacgtcctcctgcaggagtgGCCCGGCCTCCACTACCACGTCCACGTCCTCTGCTCCAAGTGCCTGAAGAGAGGCTCGTCCAGCCCGCACGCCTTCCCAG GTGAGCTGCTGACTCAGCCGCGGCCCGAAGGTCTGACGGAGATCATCTGTCCAAAGAACGGCTCTGAGCGCGTGCACGTGGCGCTGGTCTACCCCCCGACCCCCACCGTGGTCAGCCCCTGCCTCaagtaa